One genomic segment of Methylocystis sp. SC2 includes these proteins:
- a CDS encoding helix-turn-helix transcriptional regulator: protein MPDFESLVDDIYEAAADPDCWPRIMHDIGKVAEAAGGVLVARRADAWLGWRCSGALEKGADAFFSSGGLQRSQVLSKLLAFNRAGFVTDQEGFTEEEYAQEPVIKEWCAPNGIHHCTATAVPMLNGDLVMFQVKRRKGEPPFGRAELDRLDALRPHLARAGLLAARWRLERLRSATEALGSLGIPAAILDVDGRVLAANGLIEDLSSHHVWMPRDRIALIEPAADKLLRGAIADLGNPAATSVRSFPSKGTGERPVVMHLIPVTGNARDLFGGGLGVLAITHLTPPATLDAALVQSLFDLTPTEARVAGSLAEGLTLDQIAERHKVKLSTIRSQVRSVFTKTGATRQSQIVALLAAQPKIWRPPIELEQSQL from the coding sequence ATGCCAGATTTCGAATCGCTCGTCGACGACATCTACGAAGCCGCCGCCGACCCTGATTGCTGGCCGCGCATCATGCATGACATTGGCAAGGTCGCGGAAGCCGCCGGCGGGGTTCTCGTCGCCCGTCGGGCGGACGCATGGCTCGGATGGCGCTGCTCAGGCGCTCTCGAAAAGGGAGCCGACGCATTCTTCAGCAGCGGCGGTCTTCAGCGAAGCCAAGTGCTCAGCAAGCTGCTCGCCTTCAATCGCGCCGGCTTCGTCACCGATCAGGAGGGGTTTACCGAAGAAGAATATGCGCAGGAGCCGGTCATCAAGGAGTGGTGCGCGCCCAACGGCATTCATCATTGCACGGCGACAGCGGTGCCGATGCTTAATGGCGATCTCGTGATGTTCCAGGTCAAGCGGCGCAAGGGAGAACCGCCTTTCGGCCGCGCGGAGCTGGACCGCCTCGACGCGCTGCGCCCGCATCTCGCCCGCGCCGGTCTGCTCGCCGCCCGTTGGCGACTTGAGAGATTGCGCTCGGCGACCGAGGCGCTCGGGTCCCTCGGCATTCCCGCGGCGATACTGGATGTCGACGGTCGCGTGCTTGCGGCCAATGGGCTGATCGAAGATCTCTCGTCGCATCATGTCTGGATGCCGCGGGACCGCATCGCGCTGATTGAGCCCGCCGCCGACAAATTGCTGCGGGGCGCCATCGCCGATCTCGGCAATCCCGCAGCAACCTCGGTACGGTCGTTTCCCTCAAAGGGAACTGGCGAGCGGCCGGTGGTGATGCATCTCATTCCCGTCACCGGCAATGCGCGCGATCTTTTCGGCGGCGGATTGGGCGTGCTGGCGATCACCCATCTTACCCCGCCGGCGACGTTGGACGCGGCGCTGGTGCAAAGCCTCTTCGATCTGACGCCGACCGAGGCGCGCGTCGCGGGGAGTCTCGCCGAGGGGCTGACGCTCGATCAGATCGCCGAACGTCACAAGGTGAAGTTGAGCACCATCCGCAGCCAGGTGAGATCGGTGTTCACGAAAACCGGCGCGACCCGGCAATCCCAGATCGTCGCGCTGC
- the gluQRS gene encoding tRNA glutamyl-Q(34) synthetase GluQRS yields MTSREERVFRFAPSPNGYLHLGHAYSALLNFDLARRCGGRLLLRIEDIDTGRARPEFESAIYEDLAWLGIDWERPVRRQSEHFEDYARALERLDAMGLIYACDCKRSDIACATAGRPDWPRDPDGSPLYPGTCRDKPRRAAREVLAEGGLALRLDMRRASTLAGQGLTWREFGADSPSSPAGLADDPQGATIAADPAAWGDVVLARKDTPTSYHIAVVVDDALQGVSDVVRGKDLFEATSLHRLLQRLLDLPAPDYRHHGLVLDEKGEKLAKSVASTALRALRAEGWTPADVRERIGL; encoded by the coding sequence ATGACGTCCAGGGAAGAACGCGTTTTCCGCTTTGCGCCGTCGCCCAACGGCTATCTGCATCTCGGCCACGCCTATTCGGCGCTTTTGAATTTCGATCTCGCGCGTCGATGCGGCGGGCGCTTGCTGCTGCGCATCGAGGATATCGACACAGGCCGCGCGCGGCCCGAATTCGAATCGGCGATCTATGAGGATCTCGCCTGGCTTGGGATTGATTGGGAGCGGCCGGTCCGCCGCCAGTCCGAGCATTTCGAAGACTATGCGCGGGCGCTCGAGCGCCTGGACGCGATGGGGCTCATCTACGCCTGCGACTGCAAGCGCTCGGACATTGCCTGCGCCACGGCGGGAAGGCCCGACTGGCCGCGGGATCCTGACGGCTCGCCGCTCTATCCCGGAACCTGCCGCGACAAGCCGCGCCGAGCGGCGCGCGAGGTCCTCGCCGAAGGCGGCCTCGCGCTGCGGCTCGATATGCGCAGGGCGTCGACGCTCGCGGGGCAGGGGCTGACATGGCGGGAATTCGGCGCGGATTCGCCTTCATCGCCCGCAGGCCTAGCCGACGACCCGCAGGGCGCGACGATCGCCGCCGATCCGGCGGCATGGGGCGACGTCGTCCTCGCGCGCAAGGACACGCCGACGAGCTATCATATCGCCGTCGTCGTCGATGACGCGCTGCAGGGCGTCAGCGACGTCGTGCGCGGCAAGGATCTGTTTGAAGCGACGAGCCTGCATCGACTGCTGCAACGCCTGCTCGACCTGCCGGCGCCGGACTATCGCCACCACGGCCTCGTTCTGGACGAGAAGGGCGAAAAGCTCGCGAAGAGCGTCGCGTCGACGGCGCTGCGGGCGCTGCGCGCGGAGGGTTGGACGCCGGCCGACGTGCGTGAGCGAATAGGCTTATAG
- a CDS encoding type II toxin-antitoxin system VapC family toxin yields the protein MILVDTSIWVDHFRQPNARLVALLNDAEVLTHGFVIGELALGNLANRKVILSLLSDLPRAPLADEKEILELIERRALHGVGIGYVDAHLIAAALLACPAALWTRDKRLQSVAERIGIPVL from the coding sequence GTGATTCTGGTCGACACGTCCATATGGGTCGACCACTTTCGCCAACCGAACGCTCGGCTCGTCGCATTGCTAAACGACGCTGAAGTATTGACGCATGGTTTCGTCATCGGCGAACTCGCGCTTGGCAATCTCGCGAACCGCAAGGTCATATTGTCGCTCTTAAGCGACCTTCCGAGAGCGCCGCTCGCAGACGAGAAAGAAATCCTGGAGTTGATCGAACGGCGCGCGTTACATGGCGTGGGGATCGGTTACGTTGACGCGCACCTTATCGCCGCGGCGCTACTGGCTTGCCCGGCGGCGCTCTGGACGCGGGACAAGCGACTGCAATCAGTCGCCGAACGCATTGGAATTCCCGTTCTATAA
- a CDS encoding type II toxin-antitoxin system VapB family antitoxin, with protein sequence MRTTIALDDELVAKAQDFTGLTEKSALIREALKALIERESARRLARLGGSEPQLRDIPRRRSTPR encoded by the coding sequence ATGCGCACGACGATCGCGCTCGACGATGAGCTCGTCGCCAAGGCGCAGGATTTCACCGGACTTACGGAAAAGTCTGCGCTAATCCGCGAAGCGTTAAAGGCGCTCATTGAGAGGGAAAGCGCTCGGAGATTAGCGCGTCTCGGCGGCTCCGAGCCACAGCTCCGGGATATTCCTCGACGCCGGTCGACCCCGAGGTGA
- a CDS encoding phosphopantetheine-binding protein has protein sequence MFESIQSLIDQEAQICVPARHLTPRANLYELGMTPYTAIRLLLAIERDFRVEFPRDSLNPQTMATMENIVRGIRAAQFAPAYEWRQAA, from the coding sequence ATGTTCGAATCCATCCAGAGCCTGATCGACCAGGAAGCGCAGATCTGCGTTCCGGCGCGCCATCTGACGCCGCGCGCCAATCTCTACGAACTGGGAATGACGCCCTATACGGCGATCCGCCTGCTGCTCGCGATCGAGCGCGATTTTCGCGTCGAATTCCCGCGCGACTCGCTCAATCCCCAGACGATGGCGACGATGGAGAATATCGTCCGCGGCATTCGCGCCGCCCAGTTCGCGCCCGCCTATGAATGGCGCCAGGCGGCTTAG